The Bernardetia litoralis DSM 6794 genome includes a window with the following:
- a CDS encoding zinc ribbon domain-containing protein — translation MEQPTPVAKRIDALVKLQEVDSKLDELRKIKGDLPEEVQDLEDEIEGYQTRITKFETEKKSLDDLAATQNNAIKDHQKLIVKYEEQHKDVRNDREFQAIAREIENQQLDIRLAEKAVRDTQYKIERKQKQVEETTATLEERKKDLDNKKNELEGIVKESEEEEAKLMKEREKRMKNIADNLYLSYERIRENARNGLAVVNVKRNACGGCFNIVPPQRQVDIKEKKKLVVCEHCGRVFADVEAVEVVEKKRTTRRKRVTKKEKEAEEKAKAEKAASKGK, via the coding sequence ATGGAACAACCTACTCCAGTAGCCAAACGAATAGATGCCCTTGTAAAACTTCAAGAAGTTGATTCTAAATTAGACGAACTACGTAAAATTAAAGGCGATTTGCCTGAAGAAGTCCAAGATTTGGAGGACGAAATAGAAGGGTATCAGACACGAATTACAAAATTCGAAACTGAAAAAAAATCATTAGATGACCTTGCAGCAACTCAAAATAATGCTATTAAGGATCATCAAAAATTAATCGTAAAATACGAAGAACAGCATAAAGATGTTCGTAATGACCGTGAGTTTCAAGCTATTGCTCGTGAAATAGAAAATCAACAACTTGACATTCGTCTTGCTGAAAAAGCAGTTAGAGATACTCAATACAAGATAGAACGCAAACAAAAACAAGTCGAAGAGACAACGGCTACTTTAGAAGAGCGTAAAAAAGATTTAGACAATAAGAAAAATGAGCTGGAAGGTATCGTAAAAGAAAGCGAAGAAGAGGAAGCAAAATTAATGAAAGAGCGTGAAAAACGCATGAAAAATATTGCTGATAACTTATATTTATCTTATGAACGTATTCGTGAAAATGCTCGCAATGGTCTTGCTGTTGTGAATGTAAAGCGTAATGCGTGTGGGGGTTGTTTCAATATTGTTCCTCCACAACGTCAAGTTGATATCAAAGAAAAGAAAAAATTAGTTGTTTGTGAACACTGTGGGCGTGTTTTCGCTGATGTGGAAGCTGTTGAGGTAGTAGAGAAAAAACGTACTACTCGTCGTAAACGTGTTACTAAAAAAGAAAAAGAAGCAGAGGAAAAAGCAAAAGCTGAAAAAGCTGCAAGCAAAGGAAAATAA
- a CDS encoding SDR family oxidoreductase: protein MSKSVKDKVVIITGGTSGIGRACAEAFGKEGAKVVITGRNSEKLKEAQIFLENQNIEVLPLQLDVSKENDNKELAEKTIEKFGKIDILINNAGISMRALFKDLDLSVLKNLMDINFWGTVYATKYCIPHIIKSQGSVIGVSSIAGFRGLPARTGYSASKFAMQGFLEALRTEMKAENVHVMIACPGYTSSNIRNTALLQDGRAQGNSPKDEGKMMSAEECASHILKATKKRKNILILTLQGKMTVFLNKLFPSFMDKLVLNAIAKEGEIPK from the coding sequence ATGAGCAAATCAGTCAAAGATAAAGTTGTTATTATCACAGGAGGAACTTCTGGAATTGGTAGAGCTTGTGCAGAAGCCTTTGGAAAAGAAGGTGCAAAAGTAGTAATCACAGGCAGAAATAGCGAAAAATTAAAAGAAGCACAGATTTTTTTAGAAAATCAAAATATAGAGGTTTTGCCTTTACAGTTAGATGTTAGTAAAGAAAATGATAATAAAGAATTAGCAGAAAAAACGATTGAAAAATTTGGAAAGATAGATATTTTAATAAATAATGCAGGAATTTCGATGCGTGCTTTATTCAAAGATTTAGATTTATCGGTCTTAAAAAACTTAATGGATATTAATTTTTGGGGAACTGTCTATGCGACCAAATATTGTATTCCTCATATTATAAAATCACAAGGTTCTGTGATTGGTGTTTCTTCAATTGCAGGTTTTAGAGGTTTGCCAGCTCGTACAGGTTATTCGGCTTCTAAATTTGCGATGCAGGGTTTTTTGGAGGCTCTACGAACAGAAATGAAAGCTGAAAATGTTCATGTTATGATTGCTTGCCCTGGATATACCTCTTCAAATATTCGAAATACAGCACTTTTACAAGATGGAAGAGCGCAAGGAAATTCGCCAAAAGATGAAGGAAAAATGATGAGTGCTGAAGAATGTGCGAGCCATATTTTGAAGGCAACCAAAAAGCGAAAAAATATTCTGATTCTGACTTTACAAGGCAAAATGACTGTTTTTTTGAATAAATTATTTCCCTCTTTTATGGATAAACTTGTTTTGAATGCCATTGCTAAAGAAGGAGAGATTCCAAAATAA